The following coding sequences are from one Leucoraja erinacea ecotype New England chromosome 2, Leri_hhj_1, whole genome shotgun sequence window:
- the smim13 gene encoding small integral membrane protein 13: protein MLQSIGLTVLVLVATLLCVLLFMLFGWYVVWQLFLSKFKFLRELVGDTSSLQGDSESSESASTGDSPPAPAGHRPKSARLRRAPTEGTT, encoded by the exons ATGTTGCAGAGCATCGGGCTGACCGTGCTGGTCCTGGTCGCCACCCTCCTCTGCGTCCTCCTCTTCATGCTCTTCG GTTGGTATGTGGTTTGGCAGCTGTTCCTGTCGAAGTTCAAATTCCTCCGGGAACTGGTGGGCGATACCAGCTCGCTGCAAGGGGACAGCGAGTCATCGGAGAGTGCAAGCACAGGAGACTCTCCACCTGCACCCGCAGGGCACAGACCTAAATCGGCACGTCTACGGAGGGCGCCGACTGAAGGCACCACATAG